The proteins below come from a single Oryzomicrobium terrae genomic window:
- a CDS encoding TRAP transporter small permease codes for MSHGFELEGSRPLVAPPAGGVLGLALRAMAGLNRAILGLSMLALLAAALVLTGSVFLRYYLHVPTDWQDEAAVFLLVGATFLCGAYVQEQRSHVGIESLASLLPPWADRLRRLFCDAASCLFCTFFAWKSWTLFHEAFVEGQTTSSAWAPPLWIPYGLMATGMTLLALQLLLQTALHFSSAKEAA; via the coding sequence ATGAGCCACGGTTTCGAACTCGAAGGTTCGAGGCCACTGGTGGCGCCGCCGGCAGGCGGCGTCCTCGGCCTGGCGCTACGCGCCATGGCCGGGCTCAACCGGGCCATCCTCGGCCTGTCCATGCTGGCTCTCCTGGCCGCCGCCCTCGTCCTCACCGGCAGCGTCTTCCTGCGCTACTACCTGCACGTCCCCACCGACTGGCAGGACGAGGCCGCCGTCTTCCTCCTGGTCGGCGCCACCTTCCTCTGCGGCGCCTACGTCCAGGAGCAGCGCAGCCACGTCGGCATCGAGTCCCTGGCCAGCCTGCTGCCCCCCTGGGCCGACCGGCTGCGCCGCCTGTTCTGCGATGCCGCCTCCTGCCTCTTCTGCACCTTCTTCGCCTGGAAGTCCTGGACCCTCTTCCACGAAGCCTTCGTCGAGGGCCAGACCACCTCGTCAGCCTGGGCGCCGCCCCTGTGGATTCCCTACGGCCTGATGGCCACCGGCATGACCTTGCTCGCCCTGCAGTTGCTGCTGCAGACCGCCCTTCACTTTTCGTCTGCCAAGGAGGCCGCATGA
- a CDS encoding TRAP transporter large permease — protein MSESIVGTLYGLGTLLLMFSGMPIAFALGLIAVVFMFFFMPGSALDTVTQNVYEEMASITLLSIPLFILKGAAIGKSRAGADLYSAIHAWMHKIPGGLGIANVFACALFAAMAGSSPATCSAIGSAGIPEMRARGYSPGFAAGIIAAGGTLGILLPPSITMILFAVAAEQSLGRLFLAGVGPGLLLVGLFAGYAAWRYKKEYNQALDVYRAGGPKSAYLDELNMTLADKTRMLPRVLPFVVLLIGVMVALYGGYATPSETAGLGGVLALALIALVYGIWRPRQLTPILSSTLKESTMLMFIIGMSLLYSYVMSYLHISQSTAEWIVGLQLSKWVLLATILSMVIVLGFFLPPVSIILMTAPIILPPLKAAGFDLIWFGVVMTVVMEMGLIHPPVGLNIFVIKNVAPDIPLKDVIWGVMPFVGLMFVAVALLCLFPSIATWFPDLIMGPAILPGSGG, from the coding sequence ATGAGCGAAAGCATCGTCGGAACCCTCTACGGCCTGGGAACCCTGCTGCTGATGTTCTCGGGCATGCCCATCGCTTTCGCCCTGGGCCTGATCGCCGTCGTCTTCATGTTCTTCTTCATGCCCGGTTCCGCCCTGGATACGGTCACCCAGAACGTCTATGAGGAGATGGCCAGCATCACTCTGCTGTCGATCCCCCTGTTCATCCTGAAAGGGGCGGCCATCGGCAAGTCCCGCGCCGGCGCCGACCTGTATTCGGCGATCCACGCCTGGATGCACAAGATCCCCGGTGGCCTGGGCATCGCCAACGTGTTCGCCTGCGCCCTGTTCGCCGCCATGGCCGGCTCCAGCCCGGCCACCTGTTCGGCCATCGGCAGCGCCGGCATTCCCGAGATGCGCGCCCGGGGCTATTCGCCGGGCTTTGCCGCCGGGATCATCGCCGCCGGCGGCACCCTGGGCATCCTGCTGCCGCCGTCGATCACCATGATCCTGTTCGCGGTGGCGGCCGAGCAGTCCCTGGGACGCCTGTTCCTCGCCGGGGTGGGCCCTGGCCTGCTGCTGGTGGGCCTGTTCGCCGGCTACGCGGCCTGGCGCTACAAGAAGGAATACAACCAGGCCCTGGACGTCTACCGGGCAGGGGGGCCGAAGTCGGCCTACCTGGACGAGTTGAACATGACCCTGGCCGACAAGACCCGCATGCTGCCCCGGGTGCTGCCCTTCGTGGTGCTCCTGATCGGCGTGATGGTGGCCCTCTACGGCGGCTACGCCACGCCGTCGGAGACCGCCGGCCTGGGCGGGGTGCTGGCCCTGGCCTTGATCGCCCTGGTCTATGGCATCTGGCGGCCCCGCCAGCTGACCCCGATCCTGTCGAGCACCCTCAAGGAATCGACCATGCTGATGTTCATCATCGGCATGTCCTTGCTCTATTCCTACGTGATGAGCTACCTGCACATCAGCCAGTCCACCGCCGAATGGATCGTCGGGCTGCAGCTGTCGAAGTGGGTGCTGCTGGCCACCATCCTGTCGATGGTGATCGTGCTCGGCTTCTTCCTGCCGCCGGTGTCGATCATCCTGATGACCGCCCCGATCATCCTGCCGCCCCTCAAGGCCGCTGGCTTCGACCTGATCTGGTTCGGCGTGGTGATGACCGTGGTCATGGAGATGGGCCTGATCCACCCGCCGGTGGGCCTCAACATCTTCGTCATCAAGAACGTGGCCCCGGACATTCCCCTCAAGGACGTCATCTGGGGCGTCATGCCCTTCGTCGGCCTCATGTTCGTCGCCGTGGCCCTGCTCTGCCTTTTCCCCTCCATCGCCACCTGGTTCCCCGACCTGATCATGGGCCCGGCGATCCTGCCCGGTAGCGGCGGCTGA
- a CDS encoding ATP-binding protein translates to MANDTLLRLDRILDLAETFLTGRPQPPDWSASCAFAWRRRRSLGSLETLRDDALDAAPKLIGLTREQQLVERNTAQFVAGLPANHVLLAGARGTGKSSLVKAMVARHRHQGLRLVEIDRQHLDDLPDVIDLLRDRPERFILFLDDLSFDAGDTGYKSLKVALDGSLGAPGDNVLIYATSNRRHLVAEQASDNLGYHGADNGSGELHPGDAVEEKISLAERFGLRLVFYPLSEDEYLAIALHWIEHLGNRPKGAKAAAARREALAWSAERGARSGRVAYQFARDYVGRQGLAD, encoded by the coding sequence ATGGCAAACGACACCCTGCTGCGCCTGGACCGCATCCTGGACCTGGCGGAAACCTTCCTCACCGGCCGCCCCCAGCCCCCGGACTGGAGCGCCTCCTGCGCCTTCGCCTGGCGCCGGCGGCGCAGCCTGGGCAGCCTGGAGACCCTGCGCGACGACGCTCTGGACGCCGCACCGAAACTGATCGGCCTGACCCGCGAACAGCAGCTGGTGGAACGCAACACCGCCCAGTTCGTCGCCGGGCTGCCGGCCAACCACGTGCTGCTGGCCGGCGCCCGGGGCACCGGCAAGTCGTCCCTGGTCAAGGCCATGGTCGCCCGCCACCGCCACCAGGGCCTGCGCCTGGTGGAGATCGACCGCCAGCACCTGGACGACCTGCCGGACGTGATCGACCTGCTGCGCGACCGGCCGGAGCGCTTCATCCTCTTTCTCGACGACCTGTCCTTCGACGCCGGCGACACTGGCTACAAGTCCCTCAAGGTGGCCCTGGACGGCTCCCTGGGCGCCCCGGGCGACAACGTGCTGATCTACGCCACCTCCAACCGGCGACACTTGGTGGCAGAGCAGGCCAGCGACAACCTGGGCTACCACGGCGCCGACAATGGCAGTGGCGAGCTGCACCCCGGCGATGCGGTGGAAGAAAAAATTTCCCTGGCCGAGCGCTTCGGCCTGCGCCTGGTGTTCTACCCCCTCTCGGAGGACGAGTACCTGGCCATCGCCCTGCACTGGATCGAACACCTGGGCAACCGCCCCAAGGGCGCCAAGGCCGCCGCCGCCCGACGCGAGGCCCTGGCCTGGAGCGCCGAGCGGGGCGCCCGCAGCGGCCGGGTGGCCTACCAGTTCGCCCGGGATTACGTGGGCCGCCAGGGGCTGGCGGACTGA
- the murJ gene encoding murein biosynthesis integral membrane protein MurJ yields MNLLRALATVSGMTLLSRVLGFARDFAIARAFGAGLATDAFFVAFKLPNLLRRLFAEGAFSQAFVPLLGEYRNRRGHEATKTLVERVASALALVVLLVTLAGMGGAFFVVWVSAPGFADDAQKMQLTVTLTRIAFPYIFFMSLTALAAGILNTWSRFALPAFTPVMLNVSFIVMALFAAPHFDPPVLALAWAVFIGGFLQLAIQVPALKKLDLLPRLWINPLVCFRDEGVRRLLKLMAPAVVGVSVSQVSLLINTIFASFLENGSVSWLYYADRLMEFPSGMLGVALGTILLPSLSRYHADGNHDEYSRLLDWGLRLCLLLTLPAAVGLAVLGVPLVSTLFQHGAFGAHDVLATRAALVAYSVGLTGLILVKVLAPGFYARQNVKTPVKIALVSLTATQLMNLAFIWHLKHAGLALSIGLAACFNALLLYRGLRRHDIFSPQAGWRAFTAKLTVALAVLAAVLWFGSGSDTAWLTMPFGERLVRLGMLVCGGALAYFATLFALGFRMKDFRRRGAE; encoded by the coding sequence ATGAATCTGCTGCGAGCGCTGGCCACGGTCAGCGGCATGACCCTGCTTTCCCGCGTCCTCGGCTTCGCCCGGGACTTCGCCATCGCCCGGGCCTTCGGCGCCGGGCTGGCCACCGACGCCTTCTTCGTCGCCTTCAAGCTGCCCAACCTGCTGCGCCGCCTGTTCGCCGAAGGCGCCTTCTCCCAGGCCTTCGTCCCGCTCCTGGGCGAATACCGCAACCGCCGCGGCCACGAGGCCACCAAGACCCTGGTGGAACGGGTCGCCAGCGCCCTGGCCCTGGTAGTGCTGCTGGTCACTCTGGCGGGCATGGGTGGCGCTTTCTTTGTCGTCTGGGTGTCCGCCCCGGGCTTTGCCGACGACGCGCAGAAGATGCAACTGACGGTGACCCTGACCCGGATCGCCTTCCCCTACATTTTCTTCATGTCCCTGACGGCCCTGGCCGCCGGCATTCTCAACACCTGGAGCCGCTTCGCCCTGCCGGCCTTCACCCCGGTGATGCTGAACGTGTCGTTCATCGTCATGGCCCTGTTCGCCGCGCCCCACTTCGATCCGCCAGTGCTGGCCCTGGCCTGGGCGGTGTTCATCGGCGGCTTCCTGCAACTGGCGATCCAGGTGCCGGCCCTGAAGAAGCTGGATCTGCTGCCCCGGCTGTGGATCAACCCCCTGGTGTGCTTCCGCGACGAGGGCGTGCGCCGCCTGCTCAAGCTGATGGCCCCGGCGGTGGTGGGGGTGTCGGTGTCCCAAGTCAGCCTGCTCATCAACACCATCTTCGCCTCGTTCCTGGAGAACGGCTCGGTGTCCTGGCTGTACTACGCCGACCGGCTGATGGAATTCCCCTCCGGCATGCTCGGCGTGGCCCTGGGTACCATCCTGCTGCCCTCCCTGTCCCGTTACCACGCCGACGGCAACCACGACGAATACAGCCGCCTGCTCGACTGGGGCCTGCGCCTGTGCCTCTTGCTCACCCTGCCCGCCGCCGTGGGCCTGGCGGTGCTGGGCGTACCCCTCGTCTCGACCCTGTTCCAGCACGGCGCCTTCGGCGCCCATGATGTGCTGGCCACCCGCGCCGCCCTGGTAGCCTACAGCGTCGGCCTGACCGGCCTTATCCTGGTCAAGGTGCTGGCCCCGGGCTTCTACGCCCGGCAGAACGTCAAGACTCCGGTGAAGATCGCCCTGGTGTCCCTGACCGCGACCCAATTAATGAACCTGGCCTTCATCTGGCATCTCAAACATGCCGGGCTGGCCCTGTCCATCGGCCTGGCCGCCTGCTTCAACGCCCTCCTGCTCTACCGCGGCCTGCGCCGTCACGACATCTTCAGCCCTCAGGCCGGGTGGCGCGCCTTTACCGCCAAGCTGACGGTGGCCCTGGCCGTGCTCGCTGCGGTGCTGTGGTTCGGCAGCGGCAGCGACACGGCCTGGCTGACCATGCCCTTCGGCGAGCGCCTGGTCCGCTTGGGCATGCTGGTCTGCGGCGGGGCCCTGGCTTACTTTGCCACCTTGTTCGCCCTCGGTTTTAGAATGAAGGACTTTCGCCGCCGCGGTGCGGAGTAG
- a CDS encoding YbhB/YbcL family Raf kinase inhibitor-like protein: MQLTTSSFADGHPIPGDFAFCLPDPAHHVCLGRNRNPQLAWRDVPTGTQSLALICHDPDVPSRGDDVNQTGRTVPASLPRVDFFHWVLVDLPPSLTQIGEGEFSHQITPRGKAGPATLHGARHGLNDYTGWFAGDADMNGDYFGYDGPCPPWNDELPHRYVFTLFALDVPTLAVSGHFTGQQARDAMVGHILAQASLSGRYTLNPAVTL, from the coding sequence ATGCAACTGACTACCAGCAGCTTCGCCGACGGCCACCCCATCCCGGGCGATTTCGCCTTCTGTCTGCCTGACCCGGCACACCATGTCTGCCTCGGCCGCAATCGCAACCCACAACTGGCCTGGCGCGACGTGCCGACGGGCACCCAGTCCCTGGCCCTGATCTGCCACGACCCGGACGTACCCTCCCGGGGTGACGACGTCAACCAGACCGGACGCACCGTTCCCGCCAGCCTTCCCCGGGTCGATTTCTTTCACTGGGTGCTGGTGGATCTCCCCCCCAGCCTCACCCAGATCGGCGAGGGCGAGTTCAGCCACCAGATCACGCCCCGAGGCAAGGCCGGCCCGGCCACCCTGCACGGCGCCCGTCACGGTCTCAACGACTACACCGGCTGGTTTGCCGGCGACGCCGACATGAACGGCGACTACTTCGGCTACGACGGCCCCTGCCCGCCGTGGAACGATGAGTTGCCGCACCGTTACGTCTTTACCCTGTTTGCCCTGGACGTGCCGACCCTGGCGGTGAGCGGCCACTTCACCGGCCAGCAGGCCCGAGACGCCATGGTCGGCCACATCCTGGCCCAGGCCAGCCTCAGCGGTCGCTATACCCTGAACCCGGCGGTGACGCTATAA